From Streptomyces sp. NBC_00690, a single genomic window includes:
- a CDS encoding MFS transporter, which yields MTHFSDRSPLWRNPQFALLASARGISVLGNGFARVALAFAVLALPGATPGELSLVLACQALPQLVFILVGGVIADRMSRSRVMVLADLLGLMSYGVLALLVLTDHAPLLALCLLAVAAGTATALFSPAMDGVVPLVVPNERLQQANGLLRMSTNVSLLLGLALSGVTVAVVGAGWALALNALSFGVSAVLTARLRIAGRPPKVSSGWADLKEGWREFSSRTWLWVVVAQYSLVVAALNAFLGVLGPLAAESDLGGARAWSLIVAAQALGTIAGAGLASRVRVARPVLVAVLATFPAAAPIALLAWQAPLWVIALAMFAAGVASDVFAVLWVTTIQREIPEEALSRVSSYEWFGSLAFAPLGLLVAGPVAEAVGSSEALAGCALLVVVSTCAALLSRQVRTLTSKTPAPASEEGTRETPEDRPSSQEAAG from the coding sequence GTGACGCACTTCTCGGATCGTTCCCCGCTCTGGCGCAACCCACAGTTCGCCCTGCTCGCCTCGGCACGTGGCATCTCGGTCCTGGGGAACGGCTTCGCCCGGGTGGCGCTCGCCTTCGCCGTGCTCGCCCTGCCCGGCGCCACACCGGGCGAACTCTCCTTGGTCCTGGCCTGTCAGGCACTGCCCCAGTTGGTGTTCATCCTGGTCGGCGGGGTCATCGCCGATCGCATGTCCCGGTCGCGCGTGATGGTCCTCGCCGACCTCCTGGGCCTGATGTCCTACGGAGTGCTGGCTCTCCTGGTCCTGACCGACCACGCACCGTTGCTCGCCCTGTGCCTCCTGGCCGTGGCGGCGGGGACCGCGACAGCATTGTTCTCCCCGGCGATGGACGGGGTAGTACCGCTCGTGGTGCCGAACGAACGGCTCCAGCAGGCCAACGGGCTGCTGCGGATGAGTACGAACGTCTCCCTCCTGTTGGGACTGGCCCTCTCCGGTGTGACGGTCGCCGTGGTCGGGGCCGGCTGGGCGTTGGCGTTGAACGCACTCTCCTTCGGGGTCAGCGCGGTCCTCACCGCCCGGCTGCGCATCGCAGGTCGGCCGCCCAAGGTCTCCTCCGGTTGGGCGGACCTCAAGGAAGGTTGGCGCGAGTTCTCCTCCCGGACATGGCTATGGGTGGTGGTCGCCCAGTACTCACTGGTGGTGGCCGCACTCAACGCGTTCCTCGGAGTCCTCGGGCCGCTGGCCGCGGAGTCGGACCTCGGTGGCGCCCGAGCCTGGTCGCTGATCGTGGCGGCACAGGCGCTCGGGACCATCGCGGGTGCCGGACTGGCCAGTCGGGTTCGGGTCGCCCGACCGGTGTTGGTGGCGGTGTTGGCCACCTTCCCGGCAGCGGCCCCGATCGCACTGCTCGCCTGGCAGGCGCCCCTGTGGGTGATCGCTCTGGCCATGTTCGCAGCCGGTGTGGCCTCGGATGTGTTCGCCGTGCTGTGGGTGACCACCATCCAGCGTGAGATTCCCGAGGAAGCCCTCTCCCGGGTCAGTTCGTACGAGTGGTTCGGATCGTTGGCCTTCGCTCCGCTCGGACTCCTGGTCGCCGGGCCCGTCGCAGAGGCCGTGGGGAGCAGCGAAGCCCTGGCCGGGTGTGCGCTGTTGGTGGTCGTGTCGACCTGCGCCGCGCTCCTCTCGCGCCAGGTGCGCACCCTGACGTCCAAGACGCCCGCACCGGCGAGCGAAGAAGGGACCCGGGAAACCCCGGAGGACCGTCCGTCGAGCCAGGAGGCAGCGGGCTGA
- a CDS encoding DUF6233 domain-containing protein, producing MNDSERARLRGELEMLRFLRRVQIQQLEQTERWIGRAEHRLARSRPDGPLPPRPRRPTSSNPPARWILEQSIAGPVTVHTGDCWIPVENSQPLTRAQARSALADGAMACPGCRADRTLEQLG from the coding sequence ATGAACGATTCCGAACGGGCACGGCTGCGCGGTGAACTGGAGATGCTGCGGTTCCTGCGGCGGGTCCAGATCCAACAGCTGGAGCAGACCGAGCGCTGGATCGGGCGGGCCGAACACCGCCTTGCACGGAGCCGTCCGGACGGTCCCCTCCCGCCCCGGCCCCGGCGTCCGACCTCATCGAATCCCCCGGCACGATGGATCCTGGAGCAGAGCATCGCCGGGCCGGTCACCGTCCACACCGGCGATTGCTGGATACCCGTCGAAAACAGCCAACCGCTCACGCGTGCCCAGGCTCGCAGCGCATTGGCCGACGGCGCCATGGCCTGCCCGGGATGCCGGGCGGACAGGACACTCGAACAGCTCGGATGA
- a CDS encoding DUF6506 family protein translates to MAGDRAIIHLADGERAVRIGTEESGTHVVAASSVEAAVAHAVDLVDRGVDSIDLCGATGYIWTAAVEAAVQGRACVNTVLFGFESLTSVAHYKEKASAGAALTALFIFVQEGAGQEREHFVHHEGDSRSVFVAVPHPDRGAAVAADFADGVQLIELYGGFGASDVAAVITAVDGRIPVGVAARS, encoded by the coding sequence ATGGCCGGCGACCGAGCGATCATCCATCTGGCCGATGGTGAACGGGCCGTGCGCATCGGGACCGAGGAGTCCGGGACCCATGTCGTGGCCGCCTCCTCCGTCGAAGCGGCAGTGGCACACGCGGTCGACCTGGTCGATCGAGGGGTCGACAGCATCGATCTGTGCGGCGCGACCGGCTACATCTGGACTGCCGCAGTCGAGGCTGCGGTCCAGGGCAGGGCCTGCGTGAACACGGTGCTCTTCGGCTTCGAATCGCTGACCAGTGTGGCCCACTACAAGGAAAAGGCGAGTGCCGGTGCCGCGCTGACGGCGCTGTTCATCTTCGTACAGGAGGGGGCCGGACAGGAGAGAGAGCACTTCGTCCACCACGAGGGCGACTCACGCTCGGTCTTCGTCGCAGTCCCGCATCCGGATCGGGGGGCGGCAGTGGCGGCCGATTTCGCCGACGGCGTCCAGTTGATCGAGTTGTACGGAGGATTCGGGGCATCCGATGTGGCGGCAGTGATCACCGCAGTGGACGGGCGAATTCCGGTGGGAGTCGCCGCCCGCTCCTAG
- a CDS encoding DUF4190 domain-containing protein, producing the protein MHSFSGTSAPRSRSYAQGLAIVSLVCGVLALFLFSLILGPLAILAGYLALREAPRSSVGIAKAGIVLGIVALAVYAVLMAAMA; encoded by the coding sequence ATGCATAGCTTCAGCGGTACCTCCGCTCCTCGCAGCCGTTCCTACGCACAAGGGCTGGCGATCGTCAGCCTGGTGTGCGGAGTCCTCGCCCTCTTCCTCTTCAGTCTGATCCTTGGCCCCCTTGCCATACTGGCCGGATACCTGGCACTGCGCGAGGCGCCGCGTTCCAGTGTGGGCATCGCGAAGGCGGGGATCGTGCTGGGCATCGTCGCCCTGGCGGTGTACGCGGTCCTGATGGCCGCGATGGCATGA
- a CDS encoding NADPH-dependent FMN reductase produces MTKIAIVVGSTRPGRVGDSVAQWVHGIASQRDDAQFDIVDLRDIQLPLLDEVAPPSFGQYANDHTRQWSALVNSYDGFVFVTPEYNHSTSGALKNAIDFLYGEWNNKAAGFVGYGSAGGARAIEHLRGIMAEVQVATVRNQVMLSLFTDFENFTTFTPQAVQADAVGPMLDQVIAWSTALKPLRTAAQETSAVA; encoded by the coding sequence ATGACCAAGATCGCTATCGTCGTCGGCAGCACCCGCCCGGGGCGCGTGGGCGACTCCGTCGCCCAATGGGTCCACGGCATCGCCAGCCAGCGGGATGACGCCCAGTTCGACATCGTCGATCTCCGTGACATCCAACTGCCCCTGCTGGACGAGGTCGCCCCGCCGTCGTTCGGGCAGTACGCCAACGACCACACCCGCCAGTGGTCAGCGCTGGTGAACTCGTACGACGGATTCGTCTTCGTCACCCCCGAGTACAACCACTCCACCTCGGGTGCGCTCAAGAACGCCATCGACTTCCTGTACGGCGAGTGGAACAACAAGGCCGCCGGGTTCGTCGGCTACGGCAGCGCGGGCGGTGCACGGGCCATCGAGCACCTTCGCGGCATCATGGCCGAGGTGCAGGTGGCGACCGTACGCAACCAGGTGATGCTGTCGCTCTTCACCGACTTCGAGAACTTCACCACCTTCACACCGCAGGCGGTGCAGGCCGACGCGGTGGGTCCGATGCTGGACCAGGTGATCGCCTGGAGCACGGCGCTCAAGCCGCTGCGCACCGCCGCTCAGGAGACGTCTGCCGTCGCCTGA
- a CDS encoding YceI family protein has translation MSTSPADVRPVDRKLPALPMGTWHIDPLHSTVGFVARHLGFVRVRGRFTDVEGVLRITDPVEESTAEVCMATSTVDTGVPARDRHLRSAEFFDSRRHPRMEFHGRGVRPNGDGWVMDGELTIAGTTRPVTLTGEFLGEDVYPFTGGRRIAFSGHTRIDRRDFGVSALPPLPGAAIFVGNEVDVHLEISAVDNETRPFSEQILGRPLAL, from the coding sequence GTGAGCACCTCCCCCGCCGATGTCCGCCCGGTCGACCGGAAACTGCCCGCTCTACCGATGGGCACCTGGCACATCGACCCCTTGCACTCCACCGTCGGCTTCGTCGCCCGGCACCTCGGATTCGTCCGGGTACGCGGTCGGTTCACGGACGTGGAAGGAGTGCTGCGGATCACGGATCCCGTCGAGGAGTCGACGGCGGAGGTGTGCATGGCGACCTCGACCGTCGACACCGGTGTTCCGGCCCGTGACCGTCATCTGCGTTCCGCCGAGTTCTTCGACTCCCGGCGGCATCCGCGCATGGAGTTCCACGGTCGTGGAGTACGGCCGAACGGCGACGGCTGGGTGATGGACGGTGAGCTGACCATCGCGGGAACGACCCGGCCGGTGACACTGACCGGCGAGTTCCTCGGTGAGGACGTATACCCCTTCACCGGAGGCCGTCGCATCGCATTCAGCGGCCACACCCGGATAGACCGGCGCGACTTCGGAGTGTCGGCCCTACCACCGCTCCCCGGTGCCGCCATCTTCGTGGGTAACGAGGTGGACGTCCATCTGGAGATCAGTGCGGTCGACAACGAGACCCGCCCCTTCAGCGAACAGATCCTCGGACGCCCGCTCGCCCTCTGA
- a CDS encoding MarR family winged helix-turn-helix transcriptional regulator, whose amino-acid sequence MATTQIAPDAQQTMRAFLTAARLLSEQLGQGLRRESGMSQIHYEILAWLSDSPDQRLRMTELARRTGVSTSRLSHLADRLEQRGWIERLSSAADGRVHLARLTEAGHDAMEEAAPWHAECAQSRLLDHLTEEQLQQLRLISEVLREQLTGRGVQLPAQGPRQPAAGPEHSSGQATRFVEHIAPHLRTPKPEGRP is encoded by the coding sequence ATGGCCACCACCCAGATCGCTCCCGACGCCCAACAGACCATGCGGGCCTTCCTGACGGCCGCGCGCCTACTGTCGGAGCAGTTGGGGCAGGGGCTGCGGCGGGAGAGCGGAATGTCGCAGATCCACTACGAGATCCTGGCCTGGCTCTCCGATTCGCCCGACCAACGGCTGCGGATGACCGAGTTGGCCCGGCGCACCGGGGTGTCGACGAGCAGGCTCTCCCACCTGGCCGACCGGCTCGAACAGCGGGGTTGGATCGAGCGGCTCAGCAGTGCGGCAGATGGTCGGGTCCATCTGGCCCGGCTCACGGAGGCGGGGCACGATGCCATGGAGGAGGCCGCTCCTTGGCATGCCGAGTGTGCGCAGTCGCGCTTGCTGGACCACCTCACCGAAGAACAGTTGCAGCAGTTGCGGCTCATCAGTGAGGTGCTCAGGGAACAGCTGACCGGGCGTGGTGTGCAGTTGCCCGCACAGGGTCCGCGCCAACCGGCCGCCGGTCCCGAGCACTCCTCCGGCCAGGCCACCCGCTTCGTCGAGCACATCGCCCCTCATCTCCGTACCCCGAAGCCGGAAGGACGCCCGTGA
- a CDS encoding NAD(P)-dependent alcohol dehydrogenase, with protein sequence MAVAGESLSPQASDGSDRTSLVVKAAVVQQKGAPFVFEDLELDTRLRPDEVLVKVVAAGVCQTDVHVRDQALPVPLPAVLGHEGAGIVERVGDAVTTVAPGDHVVMSYQSCGHCRPCLSGNPAYCAVSFPANFGGSRLDGTNALHRSESAGGEEIHGHFFGQSSFATHSLATERNVVKVDPDVPLELLAPLGCGLQTGAGAILNSLKVPAGASVVVMGTGTVGLAAVMAAKVAGASPIIAVDIVAERLELAAELGATHTVNVKEEDVAARIAEITDGGADYVLEITARPEMLTLAVDALAPLGTAALIGGAPAGARAEVDMNALLGGRKVRGVAQGDSIPQLFVPQLIDLYKAGRFPFDRLVTPYAFDQINEAVADTRAGAVIKPVLRVGA encoded by the coding sequence ATGGCGGTAGCAGGGGAATCCCTCTCCCCACAGGCGTCCGACGGCTCAGACCGCACTTCCCTCGTGGTGAAGGCCGCGGTCGTGCAGCAGAAGGGCGCGCCGTTCGTCTTCGAAGACCTGGAGCTCGACACTCGGCTGCGCCCCGACGAGGTGCTGGTCAAGGTGGTGGCGGCCGGGGTCTGCCAGACCGACGTCCATGTGCGCGACCAGGCGCTGCCCGTACCGCTGCCGGCCGTCCTCGGCCATGAGGGCGCGGGGATCGTCGAACGGGTCGGTGACGCCGTGACCACGGTGGCACCCGGTGACCACGTGGTCATGTCCTACCAATCGTGTGGTCACTGCCGACCGTGCCTGAGTGGCAACCCCGCGTACTGCGCGGTCTCCTTCCCCGCCAACTTCGGCGGCTCCCGCCTCGACGGAACCAATGCACTGCACCGGAGCGAGAGCGCCGGCGGCGAGGAGATCCACGGCCACTTCTTCGGACAGTCCTCCTTCGCCACCCACTCCCTGGCCACCGAACGCAACGTCGTCAAGGTGGACCCCGATGTGCCGTTGGAGTTGCTGGCCCCGCTCGGCTGCGGTCTACAGACCGGAGCCGGTGCGATCCTCAACTCGCTGAAGGTCCCCGCGGGTGCATCGGTCGTGGTGATGGGCACGGGCACGGTCGGGCTCGCCGCGGTGATGGCGGCCAAGGTCGCGGGAGCGTCCCCGATCATCGCGGTCGACATCGTCGCCGAACGCCTTGAGCTCGCTGCGGAACTCGGCGCCACTCACACGGTGAATGTGAAGGAGGAGGATGTTGCCGCGCGCATCGCGGAGATCACCGACGGCGGTGCGGACTATGTTCTGGAGATCACTGCCCGGCCGGAGATGCTCACCCTCGCGGTGGATGCGCTCGCACCCCTCGGCACTGCCGCACTCATCGGTGGTGCGCCCGCCGGTGCCCGGGCCGAGGTGGATATGAACGCACTCCTCGGCGGTCGCAAGGTCCGGGGGGTCGCCCAGGGCGACTCCATTCCCCAACTGTTCGTCCCCCAGCTCATCGACCTCTACAAGGCGGGCCGCTTCCCCTTCGATCGACTGGTCACCCCGTACGCGTTCGATCAGATCAATGAGGCTGTTGCGGATACGCGGGCGGGGGCTGTGATCAAGCCTGTTCTTCGCGTGGGTGCATAG
- a CDS encoding MBL fold metallo-hydrolase, with the protein MSDVQKPGTPVDRHGLGAAGMPLNTLADYRPIPADGYGALFLPDRIAKGYHVEEIHNGAYYVTSGAYDTMFVRTGNGVVVVDAPPLLGTNLKKAIAEVTDEPVTHLIYSHWHSDHIGAAGIFAADKPKVIAHDYTREMIQRWPDLGGERGLPLPTDTITESDTLDVNGVRFNLDYHGVNHTPGNIFIYAPEQKALAAIDIISPGWSAFKHCDASENIRGWAEAHDWILGYDFKGVVSGHVNRYGTPEDARASRDYTNDIVTFAKEALDHGQEFEYIEKIGFSNAWVLWENYFNEMTNYVTKKTLEKVTDNGQTWAQRLAGADVMTKYHAYSILEALRLEYGMVSGFEKLIIPTGE; encoded by the coding sequence ATGAGTGATGTGCAGAAGCCTGGTACGCCGGTTGATCGGCATGGGTTGGGTGCGGCGGGTATGCCGTTGAACACGTTGGCCGACTATCGCCCCATCCCCGCTGATGGTTACGGTGCGTTGTTCCTCCCGGATCGGATCGCCAAGGGCTATCACGTGGAGGAGATTCACAACGGTGCCTACTACGTGACGTCGGGTGCGTACGACACGATGTTCGTGCGTACGGGCAACGGTGTGGTGGTGGTGGACGCTCCGCCGCTGTTGGGCACGAATTTGAAGAAGGCCATCGCGGAGGTCACCGATGAGCCGGTGACGCATCTGATCTACAGCCACTGGCATTCCGACCACATCGGCGCGGCCGGGATCTTCGCCGCGGACAAGCCCAAGGTCATCGCGCATGACTACACCCGCGAGATGATCCAGCGCTGGCCCGACCTCGGCGGCGAACGGGGACTGCCCCTGCCCACCGACACGATCACCGAGAGCGACACCCTCGACGTCAACGGCGTCCGGTTCAACCTCGACTACCACGGCGTTAACCACACCCCGGGCAACATCTTCATCTACGCACCCGAGCAGAAGGCGCTCGCCGCGATCGACATCATCAGCCCCGGATGGTCCGCGTTCAAACACTGCGACGCCTCCGAGAACATCCGCGGCTGGGCCGAAGCACACGACTGGATCCTCGGATACGACTTCAAGGGCGTCGTCTCCGGCCACGTCAACCGCTACGGCACCCCCGAAGACGCCCGCGCCTCCCGCGACTACACCAACGACATCGTCACCTTCGCCAAAGAAGCCCTCGACCACGGCCAAGAGTTCGAATACATCGAGAAGATCGGCTTCTCCAACGCCTGGGTCCTGTGGGAGAACTACTTCAACGAGATGACCAACTACGTCACCAAGAAGACCCTGGAAAAGGTCACCGACAACGGCCAGACCTGGGCCCAGCGCCTCGCCGGAGCCGACGTCATGACCAAGTACCACGCCTACTCCATCCTCGAAGCCCTCCGCCTCGAATACGGCATGGTCTCCGGCTTCGAAAAGCTCATCATCCCCACCGGAGAGTGA
- a CDS encoding MarR family winged helix-turn-helix transcriptional regulator, with translation MSLNTENVVREDGSRSEPGGASPSRALNRTERAVWLGFLSTHLKLLRTLDAELVAAERIPMSSFEVLLTLAEAPEGRLRMKDIAASLLISRSGLTRIVDDLERQGFVERHKCPTDARGFDAVLTEAGKKAYRRARKVHLTNLRREFLDKLTPEQLTAMAEIWETIGFDEHANDC, from the coding sequence ATGAGCCTGAACACCGAGAACGTTGTGCGTGAGGACGGCAGCCGCTCCGAGCCGGGCGGTGCTTCGCCCTCGCGTGCGTTGAACCGTACGGAGCGGGCGGTCTGGCTCGGATTCCTGTCCACCCATCTGAAGCTGCTACGGACGCTTGACGCGGAGCTGGTCGCCGCCGAGCGCATTCCCATGTCGTCCTTCGAGGTGCTGCTGACGCTCGCCGAAGCTCCCGAGGGGCGGCTGCGGATGAAGGACATCGCCGCCTCGCTGCTCATCAGCCGGAGCGGACTCACCCGCATCGTCGACGACCTCGAACGACAGGGCTTCGTCGAACGGCACAAGTGCCCCACCGACGCCCGTGGATTTGACGCGGTGCTGACGGAAGCGGGCAAGAAGGCGTACCGCAGGGCGCGCAAGGTGCATCTGACCAATCTGCGGCGGGAGTTCCTGGACAAGCTCACCCCGGAGCAGCTCACGGCCATGGCCGAGATCTGGGAGACCATCGGCTTCGACGAACACGCCAACGACTGCTGA
- a CDS encoding ABC transporter permease, whose protein sequence is MTETAHSALRPASGSPPPPRERSALAALLLPVVMAVAIGSVFIGVYLSAFHAPVPRDLPVTVVGTAATAQTVQDRLDARSPGGFHIERTADTPAARAAVEHGDTFAAYLPHAPDTGSSGPQLLHAGAHGPAVSSVLLDAFGQLAEDDGRELKSTDLVPASADDTRGLSVFYTTFGLVLAGYLFGIMTFQLAPGISPARRLAGLAAFGGVGGVAVASIVAAFGALPAPFLGVAGLVALVALAVGASTMLLVRGWGVVGSSLAAVIFMTIGNATSGGSLPAEFLPDWLQPFSTALPVGVGVRAVNGLAYFHGDGVVSGVVILVLWTMAGVLGLLLVERARQRRRTD, encoded by the coding sequence ATGACCGAAACAGCGCACAGCGCCCTGCGCCCCGCGAGCGGCTCCCCTCCCCCGCCACGGGAGCGGTCGGCGCTCGCAGCGCTCCTGCTACCGGTCGTCATGGCCGTGGCGATCGGATCGGTCTTCATCGGTGTGTATCTGTCCGCCTTCCACGCCCCCGTACCGCGGGATCTGCCAGTCACCGTGGTCGGCACCGCGGCAACGGCCCAGACCGTGCAGGATCGGCTCGATGCCAGGAGCCCAGGTGGCTTCCACATCGAGCGAACGGCCGACACCCCCGCCGCACGCGCCGCGGTGGAACACGGCGACACCTTCGCCGCCTATCTGCCCCATGCTCCCGACACCGGATCCAGCGGGCCCCAACTGCTCCACGCCGGCGCCCACGGCCCCGCGGTGAGTTCGGTACTGCTCGATGCCTTCGGACAGTTGGCCGAGGACGACGGACGGGAACTCAAGTCGACCGATCTCGTACCGGCGTCCGCCGATGACACCCGCGGGCTCTCCGTCTTCTACACGACCTTCGGCCTGGTGCTCGCCGGCTATCTCTTCGGAATCATGACGTTCCAGTTGGCGCCGGGGATATCACCGGCCCGACGGCTGGCCGGTCTCGCCGCGTTCGGCGGTGTCGGCGGTGTCGCGGTGGCTTCCATCGTCGCCGCCTTCGGAGCTCTGCCGGCTCCCTTCCTCGGAGTGGCGGGCCTCGTCGCCCTGGTCGCACTGGCGGTCGGCGCCTCCACCATGTTGCTGGTCCGGGGCTGGGGGGTGGTGGGGTCGAGCCTGGCCGCCGTCATCTTCATGACCATTGGCAATGCCACCAGCGGCGGCAGTCTGCCGGCCGAGTTCCTCCCGGACTGGCTGCAACCGTTCTCCACCGCCCTTCCTGTGGGAGTGGGCGTACGCGCCGTCAACGGCCTCGCCTACTTCCACGGCGACGGAGTGGTCTCCGGTGTGGTGATCCTGGTGCTGTGGACGATGGCGGGCGTCCTGGGCCTCCTGCTGGTGGAGCGCGCCCGACAGCGACGGCGCACCGACTGA
- the msuE gene encoding FMN reductase, with protein MTAPLRVVAVVGSVRSPSKTTSLVELMLQTLASHTEIDSQLIELHALGPGFTDAAERDDIGGDVEKALRAVEEADLVIAATPVFRGSYTGLFKHFFDLVDQYALAAKPVMLAATGGSDRHALVIEHAMRPLFGFLQAWTAPAGVYLSSGDFDGTTILNPEVYERVEMAVADVVPVARALTTLRGASVG; from the coding sequence GTGACCGCGCCCCTGCGGGTGGTGGCCGTGGTGGGCAGCGTGCGCTCCCCGTCGAAGACCACCTCACTGGTGGAGCTGATGCTCCAGACCCTGGCATCGCACACCGAGATCGATTCACAGCTCATCGAGTTGCACGCGCTGGGACCCGGATTCACCGACGCCGCCGAGCGGGATGACATCGGCGGCGACGTGGAGAAGGCGCTCAGGGCAGTGGAGGAAGCCGATCTGGTCATCGCGGCCACCCCGGTGTTCCGAGGCTCGTACACGGGCCTGTTCAAGCACTTCTTCGATCTGGTCGACCAGTACGCGCTGGCGGCCAAACCCGTGATGCTGGCCGCGACCGGAGGCAGCGATCGCCACGCCCTGGTGATCGAGCACGCCATGCGCCCCCTGTTCGGATTCCTCCAAGCGTGGACCGCACCCGCGGGCGTGTACCTCAGCTCGGGGGACTTCGACGGCACCACCATCCTCAATCCCGAGGTCTACGAGCGCGTCGAGATGGCCGTGGCGGATGTCGTACCGGTCGCCCGGGCTCTCACCACGCTCAGGGGCGCGAGCGTCGGCTGA
- a CDS encoding LLM class flavin-dependent oxidoreductase, with amino-acid sequence MAFELGIYHFGELTPNPTTQQPPTPGVRLRELVEQARAADEAGLDVFAVGEHHRTDFAVSSPAVVLAAMAEHTSTIRLSSAVTVLSSDDPVRVFQQFATLDLLSGGRAEIIAGRGSYVESFPLFGYDLNDYAHLFAEKLDLLLRLREENPITWQGSLRSSLTQGDITPRPERELPVWVAVGGTPASVVRAGRLGLPLSLAIIGGSYRQFAPFVELYRATAAEAGHDPAKLKVSINSPGFVAPTHREAIEVSHPYFQAGWMANHHQRGQGVPMPKMAYEAQSTPAGAFFLGSPQEIIDKIMAQYELFQHDRMMIQLGFGDVPQKEMMQAIELLGSEVAPVVRREIAALKSTRSLAPAVEVTR; translated from the coding sequence ATGGCCTTTGAACTCGGCATTTACCACTTCGGCGAACTCACGCCGAATCCTACGACCCAGCAGCCCCCCACCCCGGGCGTACGCCTGCGGGAGCTGGTGGAGCAGGCGCGGGCCGCCGACGAGGCGGGGCTGGACGTGTTCGCGGTGGGTGAGCACCACCGTACGGACTTCGCCGTCTCCAGCCCCGCCGTGGTTCTCGCCGCCATGGCCGAGCACACCAGCACGATCCGGCTGTCGAGCGCCGTGACCGTGCTGAGCTCGGACGATCCGGTCCGGGTGTTCCAGCAGTTCGCCACCCTCGATCTGCTCTCCGGGGGGCGGGCGGAGATCATCGCCGGTCGCGGGTCCTACGTGGAGTCGTTCCCGTTGTTCGGCTACGACCTCAACGATTACGCGCACCTCTTCGCGGAGAAGCTCGACCTCCTGCTGCGACTGCGCGAGGAAAACCCGATCACCTGGCAGGGCTCCCTGCGGTCGTCCTTGACCCAGGGCGACATCACTCCGCGGCCGGAGCGCGAACTGCCGGTCTGGGTCGCCGTGGGCGGCACGCCCGCTTCGGTGGTGCGCGCAGGCCGACTGGGACTGCCCCTGTCGCTGGCGATCATCGGCGGCAGCTACCGCCAGTTCGCGCCGTTCGTCGAGCTCTACCGGGCCACGGCGGCCGAGGCGGGACACGACCCCGCCAAGCTGAAGGTGTCGATCAACTCGCCCGGCTTCGTGGCCCCCACCCACCGCGAGGCCATCGAGGTCTCCCACCCGTACTTCCAGGCGGGCTGGATGGCCAACCATCACCAGCGCGGCCAGGGCGTCCCCATGCCGAAGATGGCCTACGAGGCGCAGTCGACCCCCGCCGGCGCGTTCTTCCTCGGCAGTCCGCAGGAGATCATCGACAAGATCATGGCCCAGTACGAGCTGTTCCAGCACGACCGCATGATGATCCAGTTGGGCTTCGGCGATGTGCCGCAGAAGGAGATGATGCAGGCCATCGAGCTGCTGGGCAGCGAAGTGGCACCGGTGGTCCGTCGGGAGATCGCGGCGCTGAAGTCGACCCGATCCCTCGCACCGGCCGTGGAGGTGACCCGGTGA